One genomic region from Equus asinus isolate D_3611 breed Donkey chromosome 8, EquAss-T2T_v2, whole genome shotgun sequence encodes:
- the LOC106824584 gene encoding uncharacterized protein gives MTLVSPRPPSSPAPGKSGRGAWSGARGSGRGAHPRARGPRSRCGRAPLPLRGPGYSPQRCSAAAQQSAQTPLPPAPHPPRSHRPLGRCRRRRPRRRRRGARPLSRTPPWPRTRLCALASLSNRSAAGPRDPKVQGPEVASGRFAALPHRPDPLPSWGGDPRVWLPCWHLAPGKHVTTRHCMASLIASLRKGRSPPWSPPGGARAPVVERAAALSRLARTPSATTAKRRKVL, from the coding sequence ATGACCCTCGTCAGCCCCCGTCcgccctcctcccccgcccccggaAAAAGCGGCAGAGGGGCGTGGAGCGGCGCGCGCGGGTCCGGTAGGGGCGCGCATCCCCGCGCCCGGGGCCCGCGCAGCAGGTGCGGCCGGGCCCCACTACCCCTGCGAGGCCCCGGCTACTCACCCCAACGATGTTCCGCTGCGGCTCAGCAGTCGGCACAGACGCCTCTTCCgcctgctccgcacccccctcgCAGCCACCGCCCCCTCGGCCGCTGCCGTCGCCGCCgtcctcgccgccgccgccgcggcgcGCGTCCGCTCTCACGCACACCGCCGTGGCCGCGCACGCGCCTCTGCGCGCTGGCGTCACTTAGCAACCGATCGGCGGCGGGCCCGCGGGATCCGAAGGTTCAGGGTCCAGAGGTCGCCTCGGGCCGGTTTGCGGCTTTACCCCACCGGCCCgaccctctgccctcctggggtgggGACCCCAGGGTGTGGCTGCCCTGCTGGCACCTGGCTCCGGGTAAGCACGTCACCACACGTCACTGTATGGCGTCACTGATCGCGTCACTGCGGAAGGGAAGGTCCCCGCCGTGGTCGCCGCCGGGAGGTGCCAGGGCGCCCGTGGTGGAGAGAGCTGCGGCCTTGTCCAGACTGGCGCGGACCCCGTCGGCTACGACTGCGAAGCGCCGGAAGGTTCTCTGA